From the Mycoplasmatota bacterium genome, one window contains:
- a CDS encoding glycine--tRNA ligase: MDKVKVNMEKIVNYAKSFGFVYQGSELYGGLSNTWDYGPLGVELKNNIKKAWWQKFNQESKTNVGLDSAILMNSEVWVASGHIGGFSDPLMDCKECNTRHRADKLIEDFTNQEVNPGGWSNKEFEDYIKKNEIVCPNCGKKNFTEIRQFELMFKTHQGVLSDEKSAVYLRPETAQGIFVNFKNVARTTRKKIPFGICQIGKSFRNEITPGNFIFRTREFEQMELEFFCKPGEDTKWYIYWRDFCFNFVKSLGIKEERMRLREHSQEELSHYSTGTADIEYQFPFGWGELWGIANRTDYDLSAHNNHSGQSLEYLDPQTNEKYIPYCIEPSVGVERLFLAIFTDSYEEETLANGETREVLHLHPFLAPYKIAVLPLVKKLDEKAQAVYDLVSKEYMTDYDVSGKIGRRYRRQDAIGTPFCITIDYDTLDDEAVTVRERDTMEQKRIKISELNEFFRERLKF, translated from the coding sequence ATGGATAAAGTAAAAGTAAATATGGAAAAAATCGTTAATTATGCTAAATCATTTGGATTTGTATATCAAGGATCAGAACTCTATGGTGGTTTATCAAATACATGGGATTATGGACCTTTAGGTGTTGAATTAAAAAACAATATTAAAAAAGCTTGGTGGCAAAAATTTAATCAAGAATCTAAAACAAATGTTGGATTAGACTCTGCAATCTTAATGAATTCTGAAGTTTGGGTAGCTTCTGGGCACATTGGAGGATTTAGTGATCCGCTTATGGATTGTAAGGAATGTAATACAAGACATCGTGCAGATAAATTAATTGAAGATTTTACGAATCAGGAAGTAAATCCAGGTGGTTGGTCTAATAAAGAATTTGAGGACTATATTAAAAAGAATGAGATAGTATGTCCAAATTGCGGGAAGAAAAATTTTACTGAAATTAGACAATTTGAACTTATGTTCAAAACGCATCAAGGCGTACTATCAGATGAAAAATCAGCTGTTTATTTGCGACCAGAAACAGCACAAGGTATCTTTGTGAATTTTAAAAATGTCGCTCGTACAACAAGAAAAAAAATACCATTTGGAATTTGCCAAATTGGGAAATCATTTAGAAATGAAATTACACCAGGGAACTTTATTTTCCGTACACGTGAATTTGAACAAATGGAATTAGAGTTTTTCTGTAAACCTGGTGAAGATACTAAATGGTATATTTATTGGCGTGATTTTTGTTTTAATTTTGTAAAATCACTTGGTATAAAAGAAGAAAGAATGCGTCTTCGTGAACATAGTCAAGAAGAATTAAGCCATTATAGTACAGGAACGGCTGATATTGAATATCAATTTCCATTTGGTTGGGGTGAATTGTGGGGTATTGCTAATCGAACTGATTATGATTTATCTGCTCACAACAATCATTCTGGGCAAAGTTTAGAATATTTAGACCCTCAAACAAATGAAAAGTATATTCCTTATTGTATTGAACCATCAGTAGGGGTTGAACGTTTATTTTTAGCGATTTTTACTGATAGTTATGAAGAGGAAACTTTAGCAAATGGTGAAACACGTGAAGTTCTTCATCTACATCCTTTTTTAGCCCCATATAAAATAGCTGTATTACCACTTGTTAAAAAATTAGATGAAAAAGCACAAGCTGTTTATGATCTTGTTTCAAAAGAATATATGACCGATTATGACGTATCAGGAAAAATTGGGAGACGTTATAGAAGACAAGATGCAATCGGTACGCCATTTTGTATCACAATCGATTATGATACTTTAGATGATGAAGCAGTTACTGTAAGAGAAAGAGATACAATGGAACAAAAACGGATTAAAATATCAGAATTAAATGAATTTTTTAGAGAACGATTAAAATTTTAA
- the lspA gene encoding signal peptidase II produces the protein MVIYILIISGLIVLDQITKLLVIKYMSEGQSIVVIDRFFHLTSIRNTGAAWGNLKDQTALLSIISILSVVLFTYFLFKDGDLVNKKIYTISMLFIVAGAAGNMIDRLFRKEVIDFFDFYIFRYNFPVFNIADVLLTLGMIGFIISVIILKE, from the coding sequence ATGGTAATTTATATATTAATCATAAGTGGACTTATTGTTCTTGACCAAATAACCAAATTATTAGTTATCAAATATATGAGTGAAGGACAATCTATTGTTGTAATTGATCGTTTTTTTCATCTTACCTCGATTCGAAATACAGGAGCTGCTTGGGGAAATTTAAAGGATCAAACCGCATTACTATCGATTATTTCGATTTTATCAGTCGTATTATTTACTTACTTTTTATTTAAAGATGGCGATCTAGTTAACAAAAAAATTTACACAATATCTATGCTATTTATTGTTGCCGGTGCAGCTGGAAATATGATTGACCGACTCTTTCGTAAGGAAGTAATCGATTTTTTTGATTTTTACATATTCAGATATAATTTTCCGGTGTTTAATATAGCGGATGTACTATTAACACTTGGAATGATTGGATTTATTATTTCAGTGATTATTTTAAAAGAATAA
- the dnaG gene encoding DNA primase, with protein sequence MFIPNHIVDQVIKGNDILQVVSSYVKLEKKGKNYFGLCPFHSEKTPSFSVSPEKQIFHCFSCGEGGNVAQFISKIDNLSYLDSIKKLASQINLNIDNYFDDNKSIEQSKYFSMNQFVSDYYQFALLNTKEGKIALKYLYQRNINDDLIKQFKIGLAPDSTDSLYQALKSNHFPELSMLELGHVIKSNNHFYDKFKNRIMFPICDEYGNIVGFSGRSYLDTNKNEPKYMNTQETPIFKKSNIIYNLYHAKKTIKQNKRVFLFEGFMDVIASYRSGLFESVATMGTALTDDHINQLKKLTKHVIICYDGDKAGIEASKRAITSLNKHYVKTSVVNLPEGLDPDEYFNQYGKTQYLDYLNRHQKSYKEYMYEIFHTDINLNDISSIEGFKKKIFQLILNATPTEQELYLSKLSNDIQVSLKTLQFDYSQYTKYLKKSNEPSHYDVVAQERIIKTIEKNRPSSRKLLGAQETIIFYSLYNRKFVNIINVDSKISFDDRQYRRLFYDISDFYNIYDCFDYEDFLAKYVKEDKTYGNFYKKVYDKFLKYKGSYEEIHLEQCFAVIVNELIAKVVEQLKEKLKRTNTEEEQKQIYQEIIENYKIIKVKN encoded by the coding sequence GTGTTTATTCCTAATCATATTGTGGACCAAGTCATAAAAGGAAATGATATCCTTCAAGTGGTTTCTTCCTATGTTAAGTTAGAAAAAAAAGGGAAAAACTATTTTGGTCTATGCCCCTTTCATAGTGAAAAAACCCCATCATTTTCTGTTTCGCCAGAAAAACAAATTTTTCACTGCTTTAGTTGTGGAGAAGGTGGGAATGTTGCTCAATTTATCTCGAAAATTGACAATTTATCGTATCTTGATAGTATAAAAAAATTAGCTTCTCAAATAAATCTTAATATTGATAACTATTTTGACGATAATAAAAGTATTGAGCAATCAAAGTATTTTTCAATGAATCAATTTGTTTCTGATTATTATCAATTTGCTTTACTCAATACTAAAGAAGGTAAAATAGCTTTAAAGTACTTATATCAGAGAAATATTAACGATGATTTAATTAAACAATTTAAAATAGGATTAGCTCCAGATAGTACGGATTCCTTATACCAGGCTTTAAAATCTAATCATTTTCCGGAATTATCAATGTTAGAATTAGGCCATGTAATTAAATCTAATAATCATTTTTATGACAAGTTTAAAAATCGTATCATGTTTCCTATATGTGATGAATATGGTAATATAGTTGGTTTTAGTGGACGAAGCTATTTAGATACCAATAAAAATGAGCCTAAGTACATGAATACACAAGAAACGCCGATTTTTAAAAAAAGTAACATAATATATAATTTGTATCATGCAAAAAAAACGATTAAACAAAATAAACGTGTGTTTTTATTTGAAGGATTTATGGATGTTATCGCATCTTATCGGAGTGGGTTATTTGAAAGTGTAGCCACGATGGGTACTGCCTTAACAGATGATCACATTAATCAATTAAAAAAACTTACTAAACACGTAATTATTTGTTATGACGGAGATAAAGCAGGAATTGAAGCATCAAAAAGAGCGATTACAAGTCTTAATAAACATTATGTGAAGACATCGGTCGTAAATTTACCTGAAGGGTTAGACCCTGATGAATATTTTAATCAATATGGTAAAACACAATATTTAGACTATTTAAATCGACATCAAAAAAGTTATAAAGAGTATATGTATGAAATATTTCATACAGATATTAACTTAAATGATATTAGTTCTATTGAAGGCTTCAAGAAAAAAATATTTCAATTAATACTAAATGCAACTCCGACAGAACAGGAATTATATTTAAGTAAATTAAGTAATGATATTCAGGTATCGTTAAAAACATTACAATTTGATTATTCGCAATATACAAAATATTTGAAAAAATCAAATGAACCGAGTCATTATGATGTCGTTGCTCAAGAACGAATCATTAAAACGATAGAGAAGAATCGACCATCTAGTAGGAAACTTTTAGGGGCACAAGAAACAATTATCTTTTATTCCTTATATAATCGAAAGTTTGTCAATATAATTAATGTAGATTCGAAAATATCGTTTGATGACCGACAATATAGACGTTTGTTTTATGATATTAGTGATTTTTATAATATATATGATTGTTTTGATTATGAAGACTTCTTGGCAAAATATGTCAAAGAGGATAAAACATATGGAAATTTTTATAAAAAAGTTTATGATAAATTTCTAAAATATAAAGGTTCTTATGAAGAAATACATTTAGAACAGTGCTTTGCGGTAATTGTTAATGAATTAATCGCGAAGGTTGTTGAGCAATTAAAAGAAAAACTAAAACGAACAAATACAGAAGAAGAGCAAAAACAGATTTATCAAGAAATAATTGAAAATTATAAAATAATCAAGGTGAAAAATTAA
- the ybeY gene encoding rRNA maturation RNase YbeY, giving the protein MSGYEDLITSVFNETMKLENNDRFYEVSVVYVSKERIKEINYEYREINQVTDVISFALFDETEESDIIQDESNITTLGDIFICIEKMKEQSIEYGHSEKRELAFLACHGLLHLLGYDHLNQTDEAIMFKKQEDILNALDLKRQ; this is encoded by the coding sequence ATGAGTGGATATGAAGATTTAATAACATCTGTTTTTAATGAAACAATGAAATTAGAAAACAATGATAGATTTTATGAAGTAAGTGTTGTCTATGTATCAAAAGAAAGAATTAAGGAAATAAATTATGAATATCGTGAGATTAATCAAGTAACCGATGTTATTTCTTTTGCTTTATTTGACGAAACAGAAGAAAGTGATATAATACAAGATGAGTCAAATATAACGACTTTAGGTGATATTTTTATCTGTATTGAAAAAATGAAGGAACAATCCATCGAATATGGTCACTCTGAGAAACGAGAATTAGCATTTTTAGCTTGCCATGGGTTACTTCATTTACTTGGTTATGATCACCTAAATCAAACGGATGAAGCAATTATGTTTAAAAAACAAGAAGATATTTTAAATGCACTTGATCTAAAAAGACAGTAA
- a CDS encoding sporulation protein YqfD → MKNNNKFLFSVIIKIPKKTLIKINQLFSYKVKIIKKKHDFFYLQVQENDLNILNKYKVDYEIISYKGIKHIYRLLLTHLSVFIGIILFLLILYANTLTIKEISFSTYTKDNEKIKSIIERHYTSFLDVHLLNSDINDINLLLRKEFNHFEWISIERSGCLLKVTILEPSVINKQVEHIEGYGDLVAKTDGMVKFFQITQGIPLIEQNQYVKKGEVLVSGNLRYHNQDESEFYIPAYGHVYAEVWYTKTIVVPKKSVTTEFTGKISLEKKLSLFGLDIKYKSSQNHYKEYHKEENFDQLQIFSFKLPIGIKKIHYLEKNDIMNVYDNKSALQFASSQIRYELSQSFREGDKILEVQCLNESEDDLNYTYVFFVRTYEDIAIFQRRAMNE, encoded by the coding sequence ATGAAAAACAATAATAAATTTCTATTTTCAGTCATAATAAAAATTCCCAAAAAAACATTAATTAAAATTAATCAACTATTTTCATATAAGGTAAAAATCATTAAAAAAAAGCATGATTTTTTTTATTTGCAGGTACAAGAAAATGATTTAAATATATTAAATAAATATAAAGTAGATTATGAAATAATCTCTTATAAAGGAATAAAACACATTTATCGTTTGTTATTAACGCATTTAAGTGTTTTTATTGGAATAATTCTTTTTTTATTGATTTTGTATGCAAATACACTTACAATTAAAGAAATCTCATTTTCTACATATACTAAAGATAATGAAAAAATAAAATCTATTATTGAACGTCATTATACTTCTTTTTTAGATGTACACTTGTTAAATAGTGATATTAATGATATCAATTTATTGTTACGTAAAGAATTTAACCATTTTGAATGGATTTCCATAGAACGAAGTGGATGTTTATTAAAAGTTACCATTTTAGAACCTAGTGTAATTAATAAACAAGTTGAACATATTGAAGGCTATGGAGATTTAGTGGCTAAAACAGATGGAATGGTTAAGTTTTTTCAAATAACACAAGGTATTCCACTAATTGAACAAAATCAATATGTTAAAAAAGGGGAAGTGTTAGTCAGTGGTAATTTAAGATATCATAATCAAGATGAAAGTGAATTTTATATTCCTGCTTATGGTCATGTGTACGCAGAAGTATGGTATACAAAAACAATTGTTGTCCCTAAAAAGAGTGTTACAACTGAATTTACGGGCAAAATTAGTTTAGAAAAGAAATTATCATTATTTGGGCTTGATATCAAATATAAATCAAGTCAAAATCATTATAAAGAATATCATAAAGAGGAGAATTTTGATCAATTACAAATATTTTCATTTAAATTACCAATTGGAATAAAAAAAATACATTATTTGGAAAAAAATGATATAATGAATGTGTATGACAATAAATCAGCATTACAATTTGCATCTTCACAAATTCGTTATGAACTATCTCAATCGTTTAGAGAAGGGGATAAAATTTTAGAGGTTCAATGTTTAAATGAGAGTGAAGATGATTTAAATTATACCTATGTTTTTTTTGTAAGAACTTATGAAGATATCGCAATATTTCAAAGGAGAGCAATGAATGAGTAA
- a CDS encoding PhoH family protein produces the protein MSNFINLNFTFNSIEESISIIGTHDRNLRLLEDYFKTKIITRGDAILVSNELDEEKRKQLLSILSTLQTIIKYENNITERDILYCFRMLEQDNLDDLISLYRNKIIVGKHHTGKPITAKTFNQKKYIKAIDDHDLVFGVGPAGTGKTYLAVVKGVTSLKAQDVKRIILTRPAVEAGESLGFLPGDLKEKVDPYLRPLYDALHDTLGAENTDVLIEKGTIEIAPLAYMRGRTLDDAFVILDEAQNTTEQQMKMFLTRLGFNSKMVVTGDISQIDLPRGVNSGLINAINILKDIENISICQFDVSDVIRHPLVQKVLDRYETFEREKV, from the coding sequence ATGAGTAATTTTATCAATCTTAATTTTACCTTTAATAGTATTGAAGAATCCATTTCAATTATAGGAACTCATGATAGAAACTTAAGGTTACTAGAAGATTATTTTAAAACTAAAATTATTACACGTGGTGATGCTATTTTAGTTTCAAACGAACTTGATGAGGAAAAAAGAAAACAATTATTATCTATTTTAAGTACATTACAAACCATTATTAAATATGAGAATAATATTACTGAAAGAGATATTTTGTATTGTTTTAGAATGCTTGAACAAGATAATTTAGATGACTTAATTTCACTTTATCGTAATAAAATCATTGTAGGTAAACATCATACAGGGAAACCTATTACCGCAAAAACTTTTAATCAAAAAAAATATATTAAAGCAATTGATGATCATGACCTAGTTTTTGGTGTTGGTCCTGCTGGTACAGGTAAAACCTATTTAGCAGTTGTTAAAGGCGTTACTTCCTTAAAAGCACAAGATGTAAAAAGAATTATTTTAACAAGACCAGCCGTTGAAGCTGGTGAAAGTTTGGGATTTTTACCTGGTGATTTAAAAGAGAAGGTAGATCCATATTTACGTCCCTTATACGATGCCCTTCATGACACATTAGGTGCTGAAAACACAGATGTTTTAATCGAAAAGGGTACAATTGAAATCGCGCCCCTTGCGTATATGCGGGGTAGAACCTTAGATGATGCTTTTGTGATTTTAGATGAAGCACAAAATACAACTGAACAACAAATGAAAATGTTTTTGACAAGGTTAGGATTTAATTCAAAAATGGTTGTGACAGGTGATATATCACAAATTGATTTACCAAGAGGGGTAAATTCAGGATTAATTAATGCCATTAATATTTTAAAAGATATTGAAAATATCTCCATCTGTCAATTTGATGTGTCTGATGTGATTCGTCACCCACTTGTTCAAAAAGTACTAGATCGTTACGAAACATTTGAAAGAGAGAAGGTGTAG
- the era gene encoding GTPase Era, producing MMDKTFKSGFITIIGRPNAGKSTFLNQILKQKIAIISDKPQTTRNKIQGIYNTTGAQMVFIDTPGVHKPKHKLGEVLNKIALKALHEVDITLFMISGNESLSTGNRYIMEHLKNLKQPVFLIINKTDLMTKEDIFKSIDLYQKEFNFKEIIPISALNNNNVDYLLELIKKYLPNGPQYYPIDAVCDHPERFIIGELIREKVLFKTREEVPHSVAVVIDQIKKDENSHVIDVLATIVVERPSQKGILIGKGGSMLKDIGTLARKDIQNLLGSKVYLELWVKVIKDWRNRKHLLTEFGYKENEY from the coding sequence ATAATGGATAAAACATTCAAATCAGGATTTATTACCATCATCGGAAGACCGAATGCTGGAAAATCTACATTCTTAAATCAAATTTTAAAACAAAAGATAGCGATTATAAGTGATAAACCGCAAACCACTAGAAATAAAATTCAAGGTATTTACAATACAACAGGTGCTCAAATGGTCTTTATTGATACCCCTGGTGTTCATAAACCTAAACATAAATTAGGTGAAGTATTAAATAAGATTGCTTTAAAAGCTCTACATGAGGTTGATATTACTTTATTCATGATAAGTGGTAATGAAAGTTTAAGTACAGGAAATCGTTACATTATGGAGCATTTGAAAAATCTGAAACAACCTGTATTTTTAATAATAAATAAAACCGATTTAATGACAAAAGAAGATATTTTTAAAAGTATTGATTTATACCAAAAAGAATTTAATTTCAAAGAAATCATACCAATTTCTGCGTTAAATAATAATAATGTAGATTATCTATTAGAATTGATTAAAAAATATTTACCTAATGGTCCACAGTATTATCCAATTGATGCGGTATGTGACCACCCAGAGCGATTTATTATTGGCGAATTAATACGTGAAAAAGTTTTATTTAAAACACGTGAAGAAGTTCCTCATTCAGTTGCTGTTGTTATCGATCAAATAAAAAAAGATGAAAACAGTCATGTGATTGATGTATTAGCAACAATTGTCGTTGAACGTCCTTCTCAGAAAGGAATATTAATTGGCAAAGGCGGAAGCATGTTAAAAGATATTGGAACACTTGCTCGTAAAGATATACAAAATTTATTAGGGAGTAAAGTTTACCTTGAATTATGGGTGAAAGTCATAAAAGACTGGCGAAATCGTAAGCATCTATTAACTGAATTTGGTTATAAAGAAAATGAATATTAA
- a CDS encoding RluA family pseudouridine synthase — protein sequence METLVYIVQEEDANERLDKLISSQFSDFSRNKIKKMLEEDLIRVNKKIEKPSYKVNWGDFISIKVKDPEVSEIKPENIPLDIYYEDEDVIVINKPSGMVVHPANGHLSGTLVNAALYHCDDLSGINGICRPGVVHRIDKDTSGLLIMAKNDQAHQFLAQQFKDKTTKRVYYALCQGIIKHNKGTIDAPIGRDKNERKRMAVIPGGRNAVTHFEVIERIGPYTLISCKLETGRTHQIRVHLKYIGFPLVGDEKYGPRKVIGKHGQFLHAAILGFVHPKTNEFLEFESPLPTYFTSFLDKCRKQYKIN from the coding sequence TTGGAAACTTTAGTATATATTGTACAAGAAGAAGATGCAAATGAACGATTAGATAAGTTAATATCTAGTCAATTTAGTGATTTTTCACGAAATAAAATAAAAAAAATGTTAGAAGAAGACTTAATAAGGGTCAATAAAAAAATAGAAAAACCTAGTTATAAAGTAAATTGGGGAGATTTTATTTCTATCAAAGTCAAAGACCCTGAAGTATCAGAAATCAAACCTGAGAATATCCCTTTAGATATCTATTATGAAGATGAAGATGTCATTGTCATCAATAAACCAAGTGGTATGGTTGTTCATCCTGCTAATGGACATTTATCAGGAACTTTAGTAAATGCTGCTCTTTATCATTGTGATGATTTATCTGGTATTAATGGGATATGTCGTCCAGGTGTTGTTCATCGAATTGATAAAGATACATCTGGACTTCTAATCATGGCTAAAAATGACCAGGCACACCAGTTTCTTGCTCAACAATTTAAAGATAAAACGACAAAACGAGTTTATTATGCATTGTGTCAGGGTATTATTAAACATAATAAAGGAACGATAGATGCCCCTATAGGTCGTGATAAAAACGAACGTAAAAGAATGGCGGTTATTCCAGGAGGCCGGAATGCGGTTACCCATTTTGAAGTCATAGAACGAATTGGTCCTTATACCCTTATTAGTTGTAAATTAGAAACAGGACGAACGCATCAAATACGGGTTCATTTAAAATATATTGGCTTTCCTTTAGTAGGTGATGAAAAATATGGACCACGTAAAGTGATAGGAAAACATGGACAATTTCTTCATGCTGCCATATTAGGTTTTGTTCATCCTAAAACCAATGAATTTTTAGAATTTGAGTCACCACTTCCGACTTATTTTACTTCATTTTTAGATAAATGTCGTAAACAATATAAAATTAATTAA
- the cdd gene encoding cytidine deaminase, which produces MERKELIQKAINAMSQAYAPYSKFHVGCSLLMKDNTVITGANIENASYGLSNCAERSALFAAYSQGYRQNDIVSMVVVGDTDSVISPCGACRQVISELVNADTEIILTNLKQDVKIVNKFELLPFGFTDKDMEK; this is translated from the coding sequence ATGGAAAGAAAAGAATTAATTCAAAAAGCAATCAATGCTATGTCACAAGCCTATGCTCCATATTCTAAATTTCATGTTGGATGTAGTCTTTTAATGAAAGATAATACAGTAATTACTGGTGCTAATATAGAAAATGCATCCTATGGATTATCAAATTGTGCCGAACGTAGTGCTCTTTTTGCAGCATATTCACAAGGTTATCGACAAAATGATATTGTATCAATGGTCGTTGTTGGGGATACTGATTCTGTCATTTCTCCTTGTGGTGCTTGTAGACAAGTTATTAGTGAATTAGTCAATGCCGATACTGAAATCATCTTAACGAATTTAAAACAAGACGTCAAAATTGTAAATAAATTTGAATTATTACCTTTTGGCTTTACAGATAAAGACATGGAAAAGTAG
- a CDS encoding rhomboid family intramembrane serine protease: MNMKRMSSSFVIENTELENYSLNLVHYFLDKEEYTIFNFEEKILENFNHDYYNIVYIYSAPLINDVNIDTLLDKLNIIKKRLRKNFFLFNQRFLIVATNCSLDFSKIDIPKNVDFINVTEKENLYTNDIIKQVYPDLSDYPLNISFQALPIKLNALSVAYAKKISSIFNKKQYTVNIVLSILIVSAYCLSLYSSIFHNIPNISSYIVLTRENIDKHYFHTLLTNNLYDYNLFSIVISLFLILSFGIRLEKIYGSIRYLGIILMTMLFTNSILFAFSNYQTYPVGFTPIVYTFVGSFIYVVILYRRFLANSFKRILYFNMFLFFMILVLGDSWSLISLVAALLAGFACSFIVGIPKAKNGNMKHRLLALIFVGILILLSISIGLK, translated from the coding sequence ATGAATATGAAACGTATGTCAAGTTCATTTGTGATTGAAAATACAGAACTTGAAAATTATTCATTAAACCTCGTGCATTATTTTCTAGATAAAGAAGAATACACTATTTTTAATTTTGAAGAAAAAATATTAGAAAATTTTAATCATGATTATTATAATATCGTTTATATTTACTCAGCACCTTTAATAAATGATGTTAATATTGATACATTATTAGATAAACTAAATATTATTAAAAAAAGATTGCGTAAAAACTTTTTTCTATTTAACCAACGCTTTTTAATAGTAGCAACTAATTGTAGTCTTGATTTTTCTAAAATTGATATACCCAAAAATGTTGATTTCATTAATGTAACTGAGAAAGAAAATTTATATACAAATGATATTATTAAACAAGTTTATCCTGATTTAAGTGATTATCCATTAAATATAAGTTTTCAAGCTTTACCAATTAAATTAAATGCATTAAGTGTTGCTTATGCTAAAAAGATAAGTTCCATTTTTAATAAAAAACAATATACAGTTAATATTGTTCTATCTATATTAATTGTTTCAGCCTATTGTTTAAGTTTATATTCTTCTATATTTCACAATATACCTAATATAAGTTCTTATATTGTTTTAACTCGAGAAAATATTGATAAACATTATTTTCATACATTATTAACGAATAATTTATATGATTATAATCTATTTTCCATAGTGATTAGCTTATTTCTCATACTTTCCTTTGGTATTCGTTTAGAAAAAATATATGGTTCAATCAGATATTTAGGTATTATTTTAATGACGATGCTTTTTACTAATTCGATTTTATTTGCTTTTAGCAATTATCAAACCTATCCAGTAGGTTTTACACCAATCGTTTATACTTTTGTCGGTTCGTTTATCTATGTTGTAATCTTATATAGAAGATTTTTAGCTAATTCATTTAAACGAATTCTATACTTTAACATGTTTTTATTTTTTATGATTCTTGTATTGGGAGATTCATGGAGTCTTATTTCTCTAGTTGCTGCGTTACTCGCTGGATTTGCTTGTTCATTTATTGTGGGAATCCCTAAGGCAAAAAATGGTAATATGAAACATCGTTTATTAGCCTTAATTTTTGTTGGTATTTTGATTCTTTTATCCATATCTATTGGTTTAAAATAA
- the recO gene encoding DNA repair protein RecO, translating into MVEIIEGIVIKNSDYQEKSKILQVFSKEHGLIGVYLKGANHYKSKTFSIAQPISHAFFNVNYTNGLSSCFHGEMIHSFQALKIDFNKNIYVYHLFELILKNIEQHQPVVYLFDLLLKVIQKIDETKDEKEIKVLTIFFEIKLLNFIGVAPVLTNCVECGSKDDITNFDISKGGFVCQNCLDPRSRSFSIETLQTLYQIFYQDIPINDFNINESVLDELRILLNAYYLYHLGIKTNSSKYLT; encoded by the coding sequence ATGGTAGAAATAATCGAAGGGATCGTCATAAAAAATAGTGATTATCAAGAAAAAAGTAAAATATTACAAGTTTTCTCAAAAGAACATGGATTAATTGGTGTATATTTAAAAGGAGCAAATCATTATAAAAGTAAAACATTTTCGATTGCTCAACCAATAAGCCATGCTTTTTTTAATGTAAACTATACAAACGGTCTTTCAAGTTGTTTTCATGGAGAAATGATTCATTCATTTCAAGCTTTAAAAATAGACTTTAATAAAAATATATATGTGTATCATTTATTTGAACTAATTTTAAAAAATATCGAACAACATCAACCTGTTGTGTATTTATTTGATTTATTGTTAAAAGTAATTCAAAAAATAGATGAAACTAAAGATGAAAAAGAAATTAAAGTGTTGACAATTTTCTTTGAAATCAAACTATTGAATTTTATTGGGGTAGCACCAGTTTTAACAAATTGTGTCGAATGTGGAAGTAAAGATGATATCACAAATTTCGACATTTCTAAAGGTGGTTTTGTTTGTCAAAACTGTCTTGACCCAAGAAGTAGATCCTTTTCAATAGAAACTTTACAAACATTATATCAAATATTTTATCAAGATATTCCAATAAATGATTTTAACATTAATGAATCAGTTTTAGATGAACTTAGAATTTTATTAAATGCTTATTATTTGTATCATTTAGGGATTAAAACGAATTCATCAAAATACTTGACATAA
- a CDS encoding YabP/YqfC family sporulation protein — protein sequence MKKLSQVFSKLKNVNDEMFLNVEKITVINRNKIYIQNYQEIYEIDDEFIKLSKITIKGKNLKLLSISKYFLEISGEILDINLGDAYEKQ from the coding sequence ATGAAAAAACTATCTCAGGTCTTCTCCAAACTTAAAAATGTTAATGATGAAATGTTTTTGAATGTCGAAAAAATTACAGTCATTAATAGAAATAAAATATATATTCAAAATTATCAAGAAATTTATGAAATTGATGATGAATTCATAAAGTTGTCTAAAATTACTATAAAAGGAAAAAATTTAAAATTATTAAGTATTAGTAAATATTTTTTAGAAATTAGTGGAGAAATTTTAGATATCAACTTAGGTGATGCTTATGAAAAACAATAA